A part of Podarcis muralis chromosome 13, rPodMur119.hap1.1, whole genome shotgun sequence genomic DNA contains:
- the RNASEK gene encoding ribonuclease kappa: MVSLLCCGPKMAACGIVLSAWGVIMLVLLGIFFNVHSAVLIEDVPTTEEDFTGGPDKIYALYEQVSYNCFIAAGLYVLLGGFSFCQVRLNKRKEYMVR; the protein is encoded by the exons atggtctccctcctctgctgcgGGCCGAAGATGGCCGCTTGCGGGATCGTGCTCAGCGCCTGGGGCGTCATCATGCTG GTGTTGCTGGGCATCTTCTTCAATGTCCACTCAGCGGTCCTTATTGAGGACGTTCCCACCACCGAAGAAGACTTCAC aGGTGGTCCAGACAAGATTTACGCCCTGTATGAGCAAGTCAGCTACAACTGCTTCATCGCGGCCGGCCTCTACGTCCTCCTGGGGGGCTTCTCCTTCTGCCAAGTGCGCCTCAACAAACGGAAGGAGTACATGGTCCGCTAA